The following proteins come from a genomic window of Terribacillus aidingensis:
- a CDS encoding solute:sodium symporter family transporter has product MFSIGEIIFILLSCAFFMALVAVVSYYMTKGHVSTADEYFLAGRGLTGLFIAGSLLLTNLSAEQLIGLNGQSFTNNMSGMAWEVTAGLAAIIMAIFLLPKFLGIGISTIPEFLSKRYDETVRRLTVILFLLGYMCVTIPSMLYSGGVSVLQLFDLPELLDITYTQALWLTVWFVGIVGAVYAIFGGLRAVAVSDTLNGIGLVIIGFLVPILGFILLGNGNMVDGMKHIVQNSPEKLNAIGSSTDNVPFFSIFTGILFANLFYWALNQYVIQRALGAKNLAEGQKGVLYTGYLKLLVPIFMLIPGVIAYHLYGDSIQNGDLSYPTLVGDVLPVWMLGFFLAVLFGAVLSSFNSILNSVATLLVLDIYQPVFEPDASDEKLIKVSKILGIIIALVSFFVAPFLMYAPDGLWNLIRQFTGFFNIPILVIVLMGMIFKRVPASAAKVVIIFHVVAYYMMVWGFRQIFDWDPGINYIHVYGILLAIEVVFMLIMAKVKPLKVIKPVFYAENGEDHLVPWKHAIPVSITLIFSIVIFYVIFSPIGLAYEEAAVSNWFWPVIAILIAANVVLYIVSIKTWHQKYHNYVEKQTETARETRLSGD; this is encoded by the coding sequence ATGTTCAGTATTGGAGAAATCATTTTTATTTTGCTTTCCTGCGCCTTTTTCATGGCGCTGGTCGCAGTGGTATCCTACTATATGACGAAAGGACATGTCAGCACGGCGGATGAATACTTCCTGGCTGGGCGTGGATTGACTGGGTTGTTCATAGCTGGTTCCCTGCTGCTGACAAATCTATCGGCTGAGCAGCTGATTGGATTAAACGGACAGAGTTTCACAAATAATATGTCAGGTATGGCTTGGGAAGTGACAGCTGGCCTTGCCGCTATCATCATGGCAATCTTCCTGCTGCCTAAGTTTCTTGGAATTGGTATTTCCACCATACCGGAATTTTTAAGCAAACGGTACGATGAAACTGTCCGGCGTTTGACCGTCATTTTGTTCCTGCTCGGGTATATGTGTGTAACAATTCCTTCCATGCTTTATTCCGGCGGTGTATCCGTCCTCCAATTATTCGATTTACCAGAACTTCTCGATATTACATATACACAGGCATTGTGGCTGACAGTTTGGTTCGTCGGTATCGTTGGTGCAGTTTATGCCATTTTCGGAGGCTTAAGGGCTGTGGCAGTTTCCGATACGCTGAACGGTATCGGTTTGGTCATCATCGGTTTTCTCGTCCCGATACTTGGCTTCATTCTGCTAGGTAACGGAAATATGGTAGATGGGATGAAGCATATCGTCCAAAATAGTCCAGAAAAGCTAAATGCTATTGGCAGCAGTACGGATAATGTTCCGTTCTTCTCCATTTTTACGGGAATCCTTTTTGCCAACCTATTTTATTGGGCGTTAAACCAGTATGTGATCCAGCGTGCTTTAGGAGCAAAGAACCTGGCAGAAGGACAAAAAGGCGTTCTGTATACTGGATACCTAAAGCTGCTAGTCCCGATTTTCATGCTTATTCCTGGTGTCATCGCGTATCATTTATATGGTGACTCCATCCAAAATGGAGACTTGAGCTACCCGACGCTTGTCGGTGATGTATTGCCAGTGTGGATGCTCGGATTTTTCCTTGCCGTATTATTCGGCGCCGTGCTGAGCAGCTTCAACTCTATCTTGAATAGTGTCGCTACCTTGTTGGTGCTTGATATCTACCAGCCAGTATTCGAACCAGATGCTTCTGATGAAAAATTGATCAAGGTCAGCAAAATCCTTGGTATTATCATTGCGCTCGTTTCCTTCTTTGTAGCACCATTTCTTATGTACGCACCGGATGGCTTATGGAATTTAATCAGACAGTTCACTGGATTCTTTAATATCCCTATCCTTGTTATCGTATTGATGGGGATGATCTTTAAACGTGTACCAGCTTCAGCCGCTAAAGTGGTCATCATATTCCACGTTGTTGCTTACTACATGATGGTATGGGGCTTCCGGCAAATATTCGATTGGGATCCTGGTATCAACTATATTCATGTATACGGAATCTTGTTAGCTATCGAGGTTGTATTCATGCTTATCATGGCAAAAGTAAAACCATTGAAAGTGATCAAACCGGTCTTTTATGCGGAGAATGGGGAAGATCATCTTGTTCCTTGGAAACACGCTATTCCTGTGTCCATTACGTTGATTTTCTCGATTGTCATTTTCTATGTCATTTTCTCTCCAATTGGACTGGCTTACGAGGAAGCTGCGGTTTCGAACTGGTTCTGGCCGGTTATCGCCATACTCATTGCGGCAAACGTTGTTCTTTATATCGTATCTATTAAAACTTGGCATCAGAAGTATCATAATTATGTTGAAAAGCAAACGGAGACTGCCCGTGAGACAAGACTAAGCGGGGATTGA
- a CDS encoding DUF6044 family protein, protein MRNYADKKAILLCVAAILVFVSPLFLLGDHAHIRVHDNLDSNLAWYKVLAESGQMFGNVHAVIPQIIGGLPRDAVGTEWTLIVWLHAWFPTMTAYAISQLLTRLIAFLGMYLLLRTHVIRNVKAHWITALVSLAFALTPFWPSGMLSTMGHPLALWAFLSIRSKKANWMHWTAITLLPLYASFVLGFFFFLALMGIVWLVDLLRYRRLNLLFLASIIWMTAIFLATDYRLVYTMIAGSETMHRVEFVSSRQDFAQTLRLFWKNFTLGHNHVMTLHTFVILPVLTIALLLVLFSRGRTRPMNIYLGLTGLNLLLSFWYALWFNKIWRIPKEHVDILSAFNFARFHFLRPLVIYVSFGLACYLLWRLGKRSIRVFVYACLCLQLVVLALSNEEIVYGLYKQTPSVEAFYAVDQFREIRDYIGKSQDTYKVASIGLHPAIAQYNGFYTVDTYNNIIPLTYKHQFREVIAGELAKSKNLTRYFDEWGSRLYIFSAELGKHYDFRKDSDRSIQNLDLNAAALRELGGAFILSSVWIENAAENDLHYERSFDHADSAWKVHLYRVQP, encoded by the coding sequence TTGCGGAACTATGCTGACAAAAAAGCCATACTGCTGTGCGTGGCAGCGATACTGGTCTTCGTCTCTCCCCTATTCCTGCTGGGAGATCACGCCCATATCCGGGTACATGATAATCTCGACTCCAATCTGGCTTGGTATAAAGTACTTGCTGAAAGCGGGCAAATGTTCGGCAACGTCCATGCAGTAATTCCACAGATTATCGGGGGGCTGCCCCGGGATGCTGTCGGCACAGAATGGACACTCATCGTTTGGCTGCACGCTTGGTTTCCGACAATGACCGCTTACGCAATCAGTCAGCTGCTTACCCGACTGATTGCGTTTCTTGGTATGTATTTGCTGCTCCGCACCCATGTCATACGGAATGTCAAAGCGCATTGGATTACAGCTCTCGTTTCACTAGCATTCGCTCTCACACCGTTCTGGCCCTCCGGCATGCTTAGCACTATGGGGCACCCGTTAGCACTTTGGGCTTTCCTGTCAATCAGATCCAAAAAAGCAAATTGGATGCATTGGACCGCTATTACCTTATTACCGCTATATGCTAGTTTCGTTCTAGGATTTTTCTTCTTCCTCGCTCTCATGGGGATTGTATGGCTGGTCGACCTGCTTCGGTATCGCAGGCTGAATCTGCTATTCTTGGCAAGCATCATCTGGATGACAGCTATTTTCCTGGCAACGGATTACCGGCTCGTCTATACAATGATTGCTGGTTCCGAAACGATGCATCGTGTTGAATTCGTGTCTTCGAGACAGGATTTTGCTCAAACACTACGTTTGTTCTGGAAAAACTTTACGCTGGGACATAATCACGTTATGACACTACACACCTTTGTGATCCTGCCTGTACTGACGATTGCTTTGCTGCTGGTCCTTTTCAGTCGAGGTCGGACAAGGCCAATGAACATTTATCTCGGCCTCACCGGATTGAATCTGCTGTTATCTTTTTGGTACGCCCTTTGGTTCAATAAGATATGGAGAATACCAAAAGAACATGTCGATATACTTTCTGCATTTAATTTTGCCCGGTTCCATTTCCTTCGTCCGCTCGTAATTTATGTTAGTTTCGGGTTGGCATGCTACCTGCTATGGCGGCTTGGAAAGCGCAGCATACGCGTTTTTGTGTACGCGTGCCTCTGTCTCCAGCTTGTCGTATTGGCACTATCCAACGAAGAGATCGTTTATGGCCTATATAAGCAAACACCTTCTGTCGAGGCCTTCTATGCTGTCGATCAATTCCGGGAAATCCGCGACTATATCGGCAAGTCTCAAGACACATATAAGGTGGCAAGCATCGGTTTGCATCCTGCTATTGCCCAATACAACGGTTTCTACACTGTCGATACATACAACAATATTATCCCTTTGACCTACAAGCATCAGTTCCGTGAAGTCATTGCAGGAGAGTTGGCAAAGAGTAAGAACCTGACACGTTACTTCGATGAATGGGGCAGCCGGCTGTATATTTTTTCGGCAGAGCTAGGAAAGCATTATGACTTTCGGAAAGATTCCGACCGCAGCATCCAGAATCTCGATTTGAATGCAGCGGCTTTACGAGAGCTTGGCGGTGCCTTCATCTTATCTTCCGTTTGGATCGAGAATGCGGCCGAGAATGATTTACATTATGAACGAAGTTTCGATCATGCCGACTCTGCTTGGAAAGTCCATCTATACCGGGTACAACCATAA
- a CDS encoding glycosyltransferase family 2 protein — protein sequence MNTSLPVLTLVIPCYNEEEILTDTCSKLTSTLAALMQEQLISPASSILFVDDGSKDHTWQLIKIEHLANRFVTGIKLAANAGHQRALLAGMLHAKDYSDCVITLDADLQDDISVIRTFVLRYLEGYEIVYGVRNDRTSDTGFKRNTAALFYRTMEMLGIKLISNHADYRLLNNRALSELTRYGESKLFLRGIIPQIGFKSDIVTYERKPRLAGETKYPLKKMLSFAFEGITSFSVAPIRLIALVGFCLFLISLLAACYAAVQKVFGNPDAGWTSLIISIWLLGGLQLMAIGIIGEYIGTIFAEVKKRPLYTIDSILKQMHPQDSTHFTKT from the coding sequence TTGAATACATCTTTGCCTGTCCTTACATTAGTGATTCCTTGTTATAACGAAGAAGAAATCTTGACAGATACTTGCTCTAAGCTCACATCGACACTTGCTGCCTTGATGCAGGAGCAGCTTATATCACCAGCAAGCAGTATTTTATTCGTGGATGATGGCAGCAAGGACCATACATGGCAGCTGATCAAAATAGAGCATCTAGCCAATCGGTTCGTCACGGGAATAAAGCTCGCAGCTAATGCAGGACATCAGCGAGCGCTTCTCGCTGGAATGCTCCATGCAAAGGATTATTCCGATTGTGTCATTACGCTGGACGCTGATTTGCAGGACGACATCTCCGTCATCCGTACATTCGTACTGCGTTATCTCGAAGGCTACGAGATTGTGTATGGCGTGCGCAATGACCGCACATCAGATACCGGTTTCAAGCGTAATACCGCTGCACTCTTCTATCGGACAATGGAGATGCTGGGTATCAAACTCATTTCCAACCATGCCGACTATAGGCTGCTGAACAACCGGGCTCTTTCGGAGTTGACGCGTTATGGTGAATCAAAATTATTCCTCCGTGGTATCATCCCGCAAATCGGTTTCAAGTCCGATATTGTGACTTATGAGCGAAAACCGCGCCTGGCCGGGGAAACGAAGTACCCACTAAAGAAGATGCTTAGTTTCGCTTTTGAAGGTATCACCTCATTCAGCGTTGCTCCTATCCGTCTTATAGCATTGGTTGGCTTTTGTCTGTTTCTTATCAGCTTGCTCGCAGCTTGCTATGCAGCTGTCCAGAAAGTATTTGGTAACCCCGATGCCGGCTGGACTTCCTTGATCATTTCTATCTGGCTTCTCGGAGGTTTGCAGCTCATGGCAATCGGTATTATCGGTGAGTATATTGGTACGATTTTTGCAGAAGTAAAAAAGCGGCCTTTATATACAATTGATAGTATTTTGAAGCAAATGCATCCGCAAGACAGTACGCATTTTACAAAAACTTAA
- a CDS encoding Na+/H+ antiporter encodes MSFFTALFVLLLAVLLSTAVSKILPLPLALIQIILGLAASILPLHISLEFEPELFMICVIAPLLFSEGQKASRKELWQLRTPIILLAFGLVFLTVGLGGFLIHWLIPSMPLAVAFALAATISPTDNVAVKSITRGLKLPSNVMPILEGESLLNDAAGIVSFKVTLAAALTGVFSFGGASVEFLFVSLGGLVIGAVAGYVIVTIRLQLMKYGFQDDSMLIVLQVMTPFFLYVLAEEVHVSGILAVVAASIIHGIERDRLQQTTTKLQILSNNTWTIVEYVLNGLVFVLLGFLLPEVYQGIQDTDEIGMGRLFGVIIIVFIALFVIRFLWVYSLYKPFTIPPKSRMERFISRNYQYKLNTEDTETVGRGYYALIMATSGIHGTITLATALSIPFYLDDGSLFPMRNTVLFVATGVILLSLIFAAAALPTLIPKPFKSDDGLLSFKEVYRLILKQTINQLQADAVRETQLAVNLVVRDLEEQLVDLEKGILQDPNKQTIESLIKVGREAEQRRIKDMASKEVVSEDAYQLYQVIITQPEQYLVNTTFSRFKRAFQIARIRRKFRKRWKENWEMHAEQILSMNPDVGNEIKQLRAAGAQAAIDAIREQTTTANRHEALIVTQLYNKKLVGRYRSFESDEAFQEQLHKFRMRAIRMERDAIHEYVQEERISMATAAKLREAVTYDEMVVLSVDSPH; translated from the coding sequence ATGAGTTTCTTTACAGCATTGTTCGTATTATTATTAGCCGTTCTCCTTTCGACTGCAGTCAGTAAAATACTGCCTCTGCCGCTTGCACTGATCCAGATTATCTTAGGTTTAGCTGCATCTATTCTTCCACTTCATATATCACTGGAATTCGAGCCCGAATTATTCATGATCTGTGTAATTGCTCCACTCCTATTCAGTGAGGGTCAAAAAGCATCTCGAAAAGAGTTATGGCAGCTGCGGACGCCAATTATACTCCTTGCTTTTGGACTTGTATTTCTTACTGTCGGACTAGGCGGCTTTTTGATTCACTGGCTTATTCCGTCTATGCCGCTGGCCGTTGCCTTCGCCTTAGCTGCAACGATATCGCCGACAGATAATGTGGCGGTGAAATCAATTACGCGTGGATTGAAGCTGCCATCGAATGTGATGCCAATACTAGAAGGAGAGTCCTTGCTCAACGATGCAGCCGGTATCGTGTCTTTCAAAGTTACGCTTGCTGCTGCGCTGACAGGCGTCTTTTCGTTCGGGGGAGCATCAGTGGAATTTTTGTTCGTTTCATTAGGCGGCTTGGTCATCGGGGCAGTGGCTGGGTATGTGATTGTCACCATCCGTCTGCAGCTGATGAAATATGGCTTCCAGGATGATTCCATGCTTATCGTCCTGCAGGTCATGACGCCGTTCTTCCTATATGTACTGGCGGAAGAGGTGCATGTTTCAGGGATTTTGGCTGTGGTAGCCGCTAGTATCATTCACGGAATTGAACGTGATCGCTTGCAGCAGACAACAACTAAGCTCCAAATCCTGTCAAATAATACGTGGACTATTGTCGAATATGTTTTGAATGGTCTTGTATTCGTATTGTTAGGTTTCTTATTGCCAGAAGTGTATCAGGGAATTCAAGATACGGACGAAATCGGGATGGGGCGCTTGTTCGGGGTTATTATCATCGTCTTTATCGCTTTGTTCGTTATCCGCTTCCTTTGGGTGTACAGCTTATACAAGCCTTTTACGATACCGCCAAAAAGCCGGATGGAACGTTTTATATCCAGGAATTATCAATACAAACTGAATACAGAGGATACAGAAACTGTCGGACGTGGTTATTATGCGCTTATTATGGCTACCAGTGGAATCCATGGAACAATAACACTGGCAACTGCTTTGTCCATTCCTTTTTATTTGGACGATGGCTCACTGTTCCCAATGCGGAATACGGTATTGTTCGTCGCAACAGGAGTGATTCTGCTTAGTCTGATTTTTGCAGCTGCAGCGTTACCGACCTTGATTCCAAAGCCGTTTAAAAGTGATGATGGCCTGCTTTCCTTCAAAGAGGTATATCGACTTATCCTTAAGCAGACGATTAATCAGCTCCAAGCAGATGCAGTCAGGGAAACGCAGCTGGCAGTTAACTTGGTTGTACGTGACTTGGAGGAGCAGCTTGTCGATCTCGAAAAAGGAATATTGCAAGATCCGAACAAGCAGACGATTGAATCTTTGATTAAGGTCGGAAGGGAAGCAGAGCAGAGACGCATCAAAGACATGGCATCAAAAGAGGTTGTTTCAGAGGATGCTTATCAGTTATACCAGGTCATTATCACACAGCCGGAGCAATACCTCGTCAATACCACTTTCAGCAGGTTTAAACGGGCATTCCAGATTGCCAGGATACGCCGTAAATTCCGCAAGCGCTGGAAAGAAAATTGGGAGATGCATGCTGAACAGATTCTTAGTATGAATCCAGATGTAGGCAATGAAATAAAACAATTGCGGGCTGCTGGCGCCCAAGCAGCTATTGATGCGATACGGGAGCAGACGACTACTGCCAACCGACATGAAGCTTTGATTGTGACACAGCTATACAATAAGAAACTAGTCGGACGCTATCGCTCCTTTGAAAGCGATGAAGCATTTCAAGAGCAGCTTCATAAGTTCCGGATGCGCGCAATCCGGATGGAGAGGGATGCAATTCATGAATATGTACAGGAAGAACGTATATCTATGGCGACAGCAGCTAAACTAAGAGAAGCTGTCACCTACGATGAAATGGTCGTTCTGAGTGTAGATTCACCCCACTAA
- the yidA gene encoding sugar-phosphatase — protein sequence MYKLVAIDMDGTLLNDQHEVTMEVHETLQEAKKLGVKIVLCTGRPIHGVYRYLEELILNEDGDFVIAFNGALVQNAHTNEVVSQLSLSYDDFIDLHQLSLKLNTPMHYFDSKNLYTSNRNISNYTVLESFMTKMPLHYRAVDEIPRDVLVPKVMFIDEPERLSETIANVPDEWKARFTMVQSAPYFYEILHPEASKGSAVKNLAEQLGIKREEVMAIGDNGNDLSMIQYAGCGVAMDNAIPAIKDAADFITTSNNAHGVAEAIRKKILEVGQA from the coding sequence ATGTATAAGCTCGTAGCAATAGATATGGATGGGACGTTATTGAATGATCAGCATGAAGTCACAATGGAAGTACATGAAACACTTCAGGAAGCTAAAAAGCTTGGGGTTAAAATTGTTCTGTGTACAGGCAGACCAATTCATGGTGTGTATCGGTACCTAGAAGAATTGATCCTGAATGAAGACGGAGATTTTGTCATTGCCTTCAACGGTGCACTCGTTCAGAATGCCCACACGAATGAAGTGGTATCGCAATTATCTTTATCTTACGATGACTTTATAGACTTGCATCAGCTTAGTTTGAAACTCAATACGCCAATGCATTACTTTGATTCGAAAAACTTGTATACATCGAACAGGAACATCAGTAACTATACTGTCTTGGAATCATTCATGACGAAGATGCCGTTGCATTACCGGGCTGTCGATGAAATTCCACGGGATGTGCTCGTTCCAAAGGTGATGTTCATTGATGAGCCGGAGCGGTTAAGCGAGACGATTGCCAATGTACCGGATGAATGGAAAGCACGATTTACGATGGTACAGAGCGCGCCGTATTTCTATGAAATACTTCATCCGGAAGCCAGCAAAGGCAGCGCGGTGAAAAATTTGGCCGAGCAGCTTGGAATCAAACGGGAAGAGGTAATGGCAATTGGGGATAATGGAAATGATTTATCCATGATCCAGTATGCGGGCTGCGGCGTGGCTATGGATAACGCTATTCCAGCTATAAAGGACGCTGCCGATTTTATTACGACTTCCAATAACGCACATGGCGTTGCAGAAGCGATTCGCAAGAAGATCTTAGAGGTGGGACAAGCATGA
- a CDS encoding VOC family protein translates to MHYQQPPQTYIGQVKLRVADLTQSVAYYTKIIGLKIIEEGPGKAALGTGSSILLYLEEGQELQKMPERHAGLYHFALLLPTRADLADIVKFFVLNRVPFGASDHEVSEAIYLNDPDGNGIEIYADKPDTGWKWIDGEIQMTTDPLDGDNLLKEASEDEWSGLPEGTVMGHIHLYMRHLGEAAAFYNNVLGFQTVVSSYPGALFVSTGCYHHHIGLNTWHGANAPSVNPNEAGMEWFTIVFPDEEKLQEAIKRAESVGLPIKQEMNSYTLIDPVGSKVKLVVHGQ, encoded by the coding sequence ATGCACTACCAACAACCGCCGCAAACATATATCGGGCAAGTGAAATTACGCGTAGCAGATTTGACGCAATCTGTTGCTTATTATACAAAAATAATTGGCTTAAAAATTATCGAAGAAGGACCAGGGAAGGCAGCGCTAGGAACTGGAAGCAGCATCCTGCTTTATCTGGAGGAAGGTCAAGAGCTTCAAAAAATGCCGGAGCGACATGCTGGTTTGTATCATTTTGCCCTGCTTCTGCCTACCAGAGCTGATTTAGCGGATATAGTGAAATTTTTTGTGTTGAATCGAGTTCCATTTGGGGCATCTGATCACGAAGTAAGTGAGGCTATTTATTTAAACGACCCTGATGGCAATGGAATTGAGATTTATGCGGATAAACCAGATACAGGCTGGAAATGGATCGATGGAGAGATCCAAATGACAACGGACCCGCTGGATGGGGATAACTTGCTGAAGGAAGCGTCTGAAGATGAATGGAGTGGTCTTCCGGAAGGAACTGTTATGGGGCATATCCATTTATATATGCGTCATCTAGGTGAAGCAGCTGCATTTTATAATAATGTACTTGGCTTCCAGACAGTTGTCTCTAGCTATCCTGGTGCATTATTCGTCTCAACAGGGTGCTATCATCATCATATTGGCCTTAATACGTGGCATGGTGCTAATGCACCTTCTGTTAATCCAAACGAAGCAGGCATGGAATGGTTCACCATTGTCTTCCCGGATGAAGAGAAACTGCAGGAAGCGATTAAAAGAGCGGAGTCAGTTGGACTGCCGATAAAACAGGAAATGAATAGTTACACACTTATAGATCCGGTAGGGTCAAAAGTGAAATTGGTCGTCCATGGACAATGA
- a CDS encoding NupC/NupG family nucleoside CNT transporter, whose product MSYIIGIIGLFVFLGLAWIASSNKKMIKIRPIIIMIILQLVLGFILLNTEVGNILVKGISDGFNLLLGYAAEGINFVFGGLVNVEESTFFMNVLLPIVFISALIGILQYWKILPFIIKYIGLALSKVNGLGKLESYNAVASAILGQSEVFISLKKQLALLPRHRLYTLCASAMSTVSMSIVGSYMTMLDPRYVVTALVLNLFGGFIIASIINPYEVDPKEDMIEEEKGEKQSFFEMLGEYIMDGFKVAIVVAAMLIGFVALIAMINSIFSGIFGISFQDLLGYVFSPFAFLMGVPWSEAVDAGSIMATKMVSNEFVAMQILSGGDFVLSDRVIAIVSVFLVSFANFSSIGIIAGAVKGLNEKQGNVVAKFGLKLLYGATLVSFLSATIVGLLMP is encoded by the coding sequence ATGAGTTATATTATCGGCATCATCGGTTTATTCGTGTTTCTGGGATTAGCTTGGATTGCTAGTTCGAATAAAAAAATGATTAAGATTCGCCCGATCATCATCATGATCATCCTGCAGCTTGTACTTGGATTCATTCTATTGAATACAGAAGTAGGTAACATCTTAGTAAAAGGTATCTCTGATGGATTTAATCTCTTACTTGGCTACGCTGCTGAAGGAATTAACTTCGTCTTCGGCGGATTAGTGAATGTAGAAGAATCCACATTCTTTATGAATGTGCTGCTGCCGATCGTCTTCATCTCGGCATTGATAGGTATCCTTCAATACTGGAAGATCCTTCCCTTCATCATTAAATATATCGGTCTTGCACTTAGCAAAGTAAATGGTCTGGGAAAACTGGAATCCTATAACGCAGTTGCATCAGCGATTCTAGGTCAGTCAGAAGTATTCATTTCATTGAAAAAACAGCTTGCTTTGCTGCCGCGTCATCGTCTGTATACGCTTTGTGCATCTGCGATGTCAACTGTTTCCATGTCAATCGTTGGTTCATATATGACAATGCTGGACCCACGATATGTCGTAACAGCACTTGTATTGAATCTGTTTGGCGGATTCATCATCGCCTCTATCATCAATCCTTATGAGGTAGATCCTAAGGAAGATATGATTGAGGAAGAAAAAGGCGAGAAGCAATCCTTCTTCGAAATGCTCGGCGAATATATCATGGATGGTTTTAAAGTAGCTATAGTTGTTGCTGCGATGCTAATCGGTTTTGTTGCGTTGATTGCTATGATCAACAGCATCTTCTCAGGAATTTTCGGTATCAGCTTCCAAGACTTGCTTGGTTATGTATTCTCTCCATTCGCATTCCTTATGGGTGTGCCTTGGTCAGAAGCTGTTGATGCAGGAAGCATCATGGCTACGAAGATGGTATCCAATGAATTCGTAGCGATGCAGATTCTTTCTGGCGGAGACTTTGTCTTGAGTGATCGCGTTATTGCCATCGTTTCTGTATTCCTTGTTTCCTTTGCGAACTTCTCCTCTATCGGTATCATTGCCGGTGCGGTGAAAGGCTTGAATGAAAAACAAGGAAACGTTGTAGCGAAATTCGGATTGAAGCTGCTTTACGGTGCTACACTTGTCAGCTTCCTTTCTGCAACGATTGTTGGTCTATTAATGCCATAA
- a CDS encoding aldose 1-epimerase family protein, whose product MIRLENETLVVEIADLGAEVRSVLHKETQLSYMWSGDAAYWGRVSPVLFPIVGRLKDGQYTAEGKIYELTQHGFLRDAVFQVSDVQTASVTFTKDANGEYQGVYPYEFRVEIRYRLEADQLHVDWKVNSLEKEKVMYFSIGAHPAFRVPLTSGEYAADYKLHLKSVQDKQVTAYALADGLIREKEQPAVLPAMPIQAALFENDAIVYDHIEEVRLQSDKGNGVAVSMPDFPYVGIWSKYDAASGTIAPFVCIEPWFGIADTTDSAGVLSQKAGIQKLAPEAEFNSSYRMTFF is encoded by the coding sequence ATGATACGTCTCGAAAATGAAACACTGGTAGTCGAGATTGCTGATCTTGGAGCAGAAGTGAGAAGCGTACTGCATAAAGAAACGCAGCTTTCTTATATGTGGAGCGGAGATGCCGCCTATTGGGGGCGCGTTTCTCCTGTTTTGTTCCCGATTGTCGGTCGATTGAAGGATGGACAGTACACAGCAGAAGGTAAGATATACGAACTTACCCAGCATGGTTTCCTGCGGGATGCCGTTTTTCAAGTATCAGACGTACAAACTGCTTCTGTTACATTCACAAAAGATGCCAATGGGGAATACCAAGGTGTGTATCCTTATGAATTCCGAGTGGAGATTCGTTACCGCTTGGAGGCTGATCAGCTGCATGTGGACTGGAAAGTGAACAGTTTGGAAAAGGAAAAAGTGATGTACTTTTCTATAGGTGCGCATCCTGCTTTTCGTGTCCCGCTCACTTCGGGTGAATATGCTGCCGATTATAAGCTTCACTTGAAATCAGTACAAGACAAACAAGTCACGGCATATGCGCTGGCTGATGGATTAATCCGTGAAAAAGAGCAGCCTGCTGTATTGCCAGCTATGCCGATTCAGGCAGCACTTTTCGAGAATGATGCCATTGTTTACGATCACATCGAAGAAGTTCGTCTCCAATCCGACAAGGGAAATGGTGTGGCAGTATCTATGCCGGATTTTCCATATGTCGGAATATGGTCCAAGTATGATGCAGCATCAGGTACGATAGCTCCTTTTGTATGTATCGAGCCATGGTTCGGAATAGCTGATACAACGGATTCAGCAGGAGTTCTATCACAAAAGGCCGGGATACAGAAATTGGCGCCGGAAGCAGAGTTCAATAGTTCCTATCGAATGACATTCTTCTAA